The Fulvivirga ligni genome window below encodes:
- a CDS encoding nitrate reductase, whose product MIQNKKTYKSTCSYCGVGCGVKVSIDKQGKIDLEGDETYPVNQGKLCSKGMNLHYTVMEKSDRLLFPQMRGSKNHPLARVSWDDAINRAAAVFKTLIAMHGPDSVGFYVSGQCLTEEYYLVNKLTKGFLGTNNIDTNSRLCMSSAVVGYKLALGEDSVPVSYEDIELADCFFISGANPAWCHPILFQRILSHKEKNPDVKLIVVDPRATDTCSMADLHLQVLPGTDEVLLHAITRVLIEQGYADHEFIQQHTDGYDLLYKEVMNTSLKEAASICQISVDDILSAARIIGQSKGFISMWAMGLNQSTQGVNTNLALLNLHLVTGQIGKPGAGPFSLTGQPNAMGGREVGGMANLLAAHKDLLNPEHRNEVAEFWGVDKINEKPGLTATQMFEALKSGKMKAIWIICTNPSVSMPNARIVDEALSQAKFVVVQDISNSSDTAKYADLLLPAAGWLEKEGTMTNSERRISYLPKSVDAPGEALPDAEILMRFAKAMGFKGFDFKNNEEIYLEHCRLTNGTRIDISGLNYSMLKERTYQWPVPSSQHEGTARLFEDKIFYTDNGRAKIHTPGPADKPERLSKDKPLILTTGRIRDQWHTMTKTGKVNKLKKHIPKPFLEINPSDAEARDIKDGDPVNVTGSRGDVRVSAKITDTIKKGVVFLPMHWGKMLGNDNGRANNLTNEAIDPRSKQPGFKYSAVEVTKYKKPKSKIVIVGAGTAAFRFIQTYRERNISDEIHVFSREEWPFYNRVLLPEYCNNSKGWQDLLKYEIAELEKLGIVLHVSNGVVNLDRKNKVIIDEKGEEHDYDQLILATGSKAFVPPGAPMHIPGVFTMRERQNADELKNYLHSGNHVLVIGGGLLGLEMVAALREINVMVTVVQLSSRLMERQLDATASTLLREYVEELGAQVLTNDQVIGLKETPKGTIAATFRSGKMGHFNSVIYAVGTRPNIELATQAGLETSRGIVVNEHLQTTDPDIFAIGEIAEYQNKTNGTTAAAEEQADCCAKYILGDTGATYAGSTVMNILKFSHLDLCSIGLPEIPYNGKNYDEIIFMDRSQLYYKKCIIHKDRLVGAILMGDKEEFADFKQLIETQTELSEKRLKLLRSGQKPKSISGKLVCACNNVGSGNLEEAMASGCSSLNDICQATGAGLGCGSCKTEIQRMLNDRLEPCKV is encoded by the coding sequence ATGATACAAAACAAGAAAACTTATAAAAGCACGTGCTCTTACTGCGGTGTGGGTTGTGGTGTCAAAGTGTCTATAGATAAACAAGGAAAAATTGATTTAGAAGGAGACGAGACCTATCCTGTAAATCAAGGAAAGCTTTGTAGCAAAGGCATGAACCTTCATTATACAGTAATGGAAAAGAGTGATCGATTGTTGTTTCCGCAGATGAGAGGAAGCAAGAATCATCCTCTGGCTCGTGTGAGTTGGGATGACGCTATCAATAGGGCTGCCGCCGTTTTTAAAACATTGATAGCGATGCACGGTCCTGATTCTGTAGGTTTTTATGTATCGGGTCAGTGCCTTACCGAAGAATATTACCTTGTAAACAAGTTAACCAAAGGTTTTCTTGGTACAAATAACATAGATACCAACAGTAGGCTCTGCATGAGTTCTGCTGTGGTTGGCTACAAATTGGCACTGGGTGAAGACTCAGTGCCTGTTTCTTATGAAGACATAGAACTAGCCGACTGCTTTTTTATTTCCGGGGCTAACCCTGCTTGGTGCCACCCTATTTTATTTCAACGCATACTCAGTCACAAAGAAAAAAATCCAGATGTAAAGCTCATTGTGGTTGATCCACGAGCTACAGATACCTGCAGCATGGCAGATCTGCATTTGCAAGTGCTTCCTGGTACTGACGAAGTGCTGCTTCATGCCATCACCAGGGTGCTAATTGAACAAGGCTACGCAGATCATGAGTTTATTCAGCAACATACTGATGGCTATGATTTGTTATATAAGGAGGTAATGAACACTTCTTTAAAAGAGGCTGCCTCCATTTGTCAGATTTCAGTGGATGATATTTTGTCTGCAGCTAGAATAATTGGTCAATCAAAAGGTTTCATCAGCATGTGGGCCATGGGACTTAACCAAAGTACTCAAGGGGTCAACACTAATCTGGCTTTGCTTAACCTGCATTTGGTCACTGGTCAAATAGGAAAACCTGGCGCCGGTCCATTCTCACTAACAGGTCAGCCTAACGCCATGGGAGGCCGAGAGGTAGGTGGAATGGCCAATCTACTAGCCGCCCATAAAGATCTACTCAACCCTGAGCATAGAAATGAAGTAGCCGAGTTTTGGGGTGTAGATAAAATCAATGAAAAACCAGGACTCACTGCTACTCAGATGTTTGAAGCACTGAAGTCTGGTAAAATGAAGGCTATCTGGATCATCTGTACTAACCCTTCTGTAAGTATGCCAAATGCCCGAATTGTGGACGAGGCTCTTTCTCAGGCAAAGTTTGTGGTAGTGCAGGACATATCTAATTCTAGCGATACTGCCAAGTATGCTGATCTTTTACTGCCCGCAGCAGGCTGGCTTGAAAAAGAAGGCACCATGACTAATTCAGAACGAAGAATTAGCTATCTGCCTAAATCTGTGGATGCTCCGGGTGAGGCATTGCCAGACGCAGAAATACTCATGAGGTTTGCCAAAGCCATGGGTTTCAAAGGCTTTGATTTTAAAAACAATGAAGAAATTTATTTAGAACATTGCCGCCTCACTAATGGTACTCGAATAGATATTTCAGGCCTAAATTACTCTATGCTGAAAGAGAGAACTTACCAGTGGCCAGTTCCATCATCTCAGCATGAAGGAACTGCTCGTCTGTTTGAAGATAAAATCTTTTATACTGATAATGGTAGGGCAAAGATTCATACTCCTGGTCCTGCAGATAAGCCAGAGCGATTATCGAAAGATAAACCATTGATATTAACCACAGGTCGTATCCGTGACCAGTGGCATACTATGACTAAAACTGGCAAAGTGAATAAGCTGAAAAAGCATATTCCAAAGCCCTTTCTTGAAATAAACCCTTCAGATGCTGAAGCCAGAGACATAAAAGATGGTGATCCAGTAAATGTTACAGGTTCTCGGGGAGACGTAAGGGTCAGTGCAAAAATCACTGATACCATTAAAAAGGGAGTAGTCTTCCTGCCCATGCATTGGGGCAAAATGCTGGGTAATGATAATGGCAGAGCCAATAATCTTACTAATGAAGCTATCGACCCAAGGTCAAAACAACCGGGGTTTAAGTACTCTGCCGTGGAGGTCACAAAATATAAAAAGCCTAAATCGAAAATAGTGATTGTGGGTGCCGGTACCGCAGCCTTTAGGTTTATACAAACTTATAGAGAACGGAATATCTCTGATGAAATTCATGTGTTTTCCAGAGAAGAATGGCCTTTTTATAATCGCGTTTTGCTCCCTGAATATTGTAATAACTCAAAGGGCTGGCAAGATTTATTAAAGTATGAAATAGCCGAATTAGAGAAGCTCGGAATTGTGCTTCATGTCTCGAATGGAGTAGTGAATTTGGATAGAAAAAATAAGGTAATTATAGATGAAAAAGGAGAAGAGCACGATTATGACCAGCTTATTTTAGCAACCGGAAGTAAAGCTTTTGTCCCACCTGGTGCTCCCATGCACATTCCCGGGGTATTTACCATGAGGGAACGGCAAAATGCTGATGAGCTCAAAAACTACCTGCACAGCGGTAATCATGTTTTGGTAATTGGAGGAGGATTATTGGGCTTGGAAATGGTAGCAGCATTGAGAGAAATCAATGTAATGGTCACAGTAGTGCAACTAAGCTCCAGACTGATGGAGCGCCAATTAGATGCTACGGCTAGCACTTTGCTCCGAGAATATGTGGAAGAGCTTGGTGCTCAGGTACTTACTAATGATCAGGTTATTGGCCTTAAAGAAACTCCGAAAGGGACTATCGCGGCTACATTTCGCAGTGGAAAAATGGGGCATTTCAACAGCGTAATTTACGCAGTGGGTACTCGTCCGAATATTGAGCTTGCCACACAGGCCGGCCTTGAAACTTCTAGAGGTATAGTAGTTAATGAGCACTTGCAAACTACCGATCCAGATATTTTTGCCATCGGAGAAATAGCTGAATATCAAAACAAAACAAATGGAACAACCGCAGCGGCTGAAGAGCAGGCAGATTGCTGTGCTAAATATATTTTGGGAGATACAGGTGCAACTTATGCGGGCTCCACGGTGATGAATATACTAAAATTCTCCCATCTGGATCTATGCTCTATTGGTCTGCCGGAGATACCTTACAATGGAAAAAATTATGATGAAATCATATTCATGGATAGATCTCAACTATATTATAAAAAGTGTATTATCCATAAAGACCGATTAGTTGGGGCCATTCTGATGGGCGATAAAGAGGAATTTGCTGATTTTAAACAGCTCATAGAAACTCAAACAGAGCTTTCTGAAAAAAGATTAAAACTTTTAAGGTCCGGCCAAAAACCTAAATCTATAAGTGGTAAATTAGTTTGTGCTTGTAATAATGTAGGTTCTGGAAATTTAGAGGAAGCCATGGCATCTGGCTGCTCCTCCTTAAATGATATTTGCCAGGCCACAGGTGCTGGCTTAGGGTGTGGAAGTTGCAAGACAGAAATTCAAAGAATGTTAAACGATAGGCTTGAGCCGTGTAAGGTATGA
- a CDS encoding rubredoxin translates to MSETKFRDLVRVFVKGGIISPGDLLKILLVAHKVGSEYIHIGSRQDILFPVPDDSQADLDSLFQEIDLQYELEDFHYQNIASSYVALDIQPSKQWLVAHLYQYILNSFDYNPKLRINIVDPSQSMVPLFTGNINFIASDYENFWFVYLRFTDQNSGKPWQLPFLLYGEEISAFSKKIEELNDQNPQIEYAEIYNVLKTLAFKTQPLSEKLTLPEVNFSYYEGINRMPDGKYWLGLYWRNNKFSVNILEAICSRCLNTDIGVITLTPWKSLIIKGIMENHRVGWEKLMGKSGMNLRHSSLELNWHLPVRDREALDLKVELVRTLDQQDISTYGLSFTIKTSEDITPFSTVVIEKNNLHNTYNILYSKDFNPNLMDYQLYARNVEKESIAALLIELSHIYYDNLPEDNVFHNMGDTLVQNLKKDLYQCSRCKTLYDEEYGDPQNSIKAGVAFADLPVSYQCPLCGSEKALYERAIF, encoded by the coding sequence ATGAGTGAAACCAAGTTTAGGGACTTAGTCCGTGTGTTCGTAAAGGGTGGTATTATTTCACCAGGTGATTTATTAAAAATTTTGTTAGTGGCTCATAAAGTAGGATCAGAATATATTCACATAGGGTCACGTCAGGACATCCTCTTTCCTGTTCCTGATGACTCACAAGCGGATCTGGATTCTTTATTTCAAGAGATTGATTTGCAGTATGAGCTGGAAGATTTTCATTATCAAAATATAGCCAGTAGCTATGTGGCTTTAGACATTCAGCCCAGCAAGCAGTGGCTGGTGGCTCATCTCTATCAATATATTCTGAACAGCTTTGATTACAATCCTAAGTTGAGAATTAACATTGTTGATCCTTCACAGAGTATGGTTCCATTATTTACCGGAAATATCAATTTCATTGCATCAGATTATGAAAACTTCTGGTTTGTCTATCTAAGGTTTACAGATCAAAATTCTGGCAAGCCATGGCAATTGCCTTTTCTACTATATGGCGAAGAAATATCTGCCTTTTCGAAGAAAATTGAAGAGCTAAATGATCAAAATCCTCAGATTGAATACGCTGAGATTTATAATGTATTAAAAACATTGGCTTTTAAGACGCAACCGCTTTCAGAAAAACTCACCTTGCCAGAAGTGAATTTTAGTTATTACGAAGGCATCAACAGAATGCCTGATGGTAAGTATTGGCTGGGGCTTTATTGGCGGAATAATAAGTTTTCCGTTAATATTTTGGAAGCCATTTGTTCGCGATGCTTAAATACTGATATCGGCGTAATAACACTTACTCCATGGAAGTCTTTAATTATTAAAGGAATCATGGAAAATCATCGTGTGGGGTGGGAAAAATTGATGGGTAAATCAGGTATGAATCTGAGACATTCTTCTTTAGAATTAAACTGGCATTTGCCAGTAAGAGACAGAGAAGCGCTTGATTTGAAAGTGGAATTAGTACGAACTTTAGATCAACAAGATATTAGTACATATGGCCTTTCTTTTACCATTAAAACCTCTGAAGATATCACACCTTTTTCTACGGTGGTAATTGAAAAAAACAATCTTCATAACACTTATAATATTTTGTATTCCAAAGACTTTAATCCTAATCTGATGGATTACCAGTTATACGCCAGAAATGTGGAGAAAGAAAGTATAGCTGCATTGCTAATAGAGCTTAGCCATATTTATTACGATAACTTGCCTGAGGACAATGTCTTTCATAACATGGGAGATACACTGGTGCAAAACTTAAAAAAAGATTTGTATCAATGTAGTAGATGCAAAACTCTTTACGATGAGGAATATGGAGATCCTCAAAATAGTATCAAGGCAGGAGTTGCATTTGCAGATTTGCCTGTTTCATATCAGTGTCCTCTGTGTGGTTCGGAAAAGGCATTATATGAAAGAGCAATATTTTAG
- a CDS encoding PA2169 family four-helix-bundle protein, with protein MNHTQHSKKAAQPLGELVKEHQLAIESFERIMETADSEDLKEYCEKAIELRNTLIADLQEEIDTVSTDYKLSDRINIVDRIKSGKKNIVQAIEKVEKNIVQAYMRIIRSNTFNNTTESILRAQLETLRNRLKAVKTTAPKGILQAA; from the coding sequence ATGAATCATACACAGCATAGTAAAAAAGCGGCACAACCTTTAGGAGAGTTAGTGAAAGAGCACCAGTTGGCTATAGAATCTTTTGAAAGAATTATGGAAACTGCGGATAGTGAGGATTTAAAAGAATACTGTGAAAAAGCTATCGAACTAAGAAATACATTAATTGCAGATCTTCAGGAAGAAATCGATACGGTATCAACAGATTATAAATTATCAGATAGAATTAATATCGTTGACAGAATTAAGTCAGGAAAGAAAAATATAGTTCAGGCTATCGAAAAGGTAGAAAAGAACATTGTTCAGGCGTACATGAGAATTATTAGAAGTAACACTTTCAATAACACCACTGAGAGTATCCTGCGTGCGCAATTAGAAACTTTAAGAAATCGACTAAAAGCTGTAAAAACGACTGCACCGAAAGGTATTCTACAGGCGGCATAA
- a CDS encoding MFS transporter: MPKKDPYASLRFKEFRYFLILRFALIFAWGMQFVVIEWEVYSLTKDPLSLGLIGLAEVIPAVSLALFAGHYVDKLEKRSLLQKCILGFLIISTGLFLLTWPLVNQNFSVQLTLILVYVLVFIGGIVRSFLGPTVFSLFSLIIPKKHYPNGATWSSGAWQMGAVLGPAVGGLTIGWIGVHWSLLVIVGFALIAFIALLFIESKPILNAAKDEGVFKSLKEGLTFVFKTKEVLGALSLDMFAVLFGGAVALLPVFAQDILKVGSMGFGFLRAAPAVGSFLTILTVTYFPLNKNAGLKLLAAVFGFGLCIITFGISEIFIVSLVALFFSGVTDGISVVIRQTILQLKTPDNMRGRVASVNSMFVGSSNELGAFESGVTAKLMGAVTAVVFGGSMTCLIVLVTGVVSPKMRKLDFSKDLEDNDLE; the protein is encoded by the coding sequence ATGCCTAAGAAAGATCCTTATGCATCCCTAAGGTTCAAGGAATTCAGATACTTCTTAATACTAAGATTTGCACTGATATTTGCCTGGGGGATGCAATTTGTCGTTATAGAGTGGGAAGTTTATAGTCTCACCAAAGATCCTTTATCACTCGGACTTATTGGTTTGGCTGAAGTCATTCCGGCGGTTTCACTAGCGCTATTTGCCGGCCATTACGTCGACAAGCTGGAAAAGCGATCATTACTACAGAAATGTATACTTGGTTTTTTAATCATCAGTACTGGCCTATTCTTACTCACGTGGCCATTAGTGAACCAGAATTTTAGCGTTCAGCTCACGCTGATTTTAGTATATGTTCTGGTATTTATTGGGGGTATTGTTCGCTCCTTTCTTGGACCAACAGTATTTTCTCTCTTCTCTTTAATAATTCCTAAAAAGCATTACCCCAACGGAGCTACTTGGAGCAGTGGTGCCTGGCAAATGGGAGCTGTACTTGGCCCGGCAGTTGGTGGTCTCACCATTGGCTGGATTGGTGTCCATTGGTCTCTTCTGGTAATTGTAGGTTTTGCATTGATAGCCTTCATAGCACTTCTTTTCATTGAGTCTAAGCCTATACTAAATGCGGCTAAGGATGAAGGAGTATTTAAAAGCTTAAAAGAAGGCCTCACTTTCGTCTTCAAAACAAAGGAAGTTCTTGGGGCCCTTTCACTAGATATGTTCGCGGTGCTGTTTGGTGGTGCCGTGGCTTTGCTTCCAGTATTCGCTCAAGACATCTTGAAAGTGGGGTCAATGGGCTTTGGGTTTTTAAGAGCGGCACCTGCTGTCGGTTCTTTTCTTACTATTCTTACGGTCACCTATTTTCCTCTAAATAAAAATGCTGGCCTTAAACTTTTAGCAGCTGTGTTTGGCTTCGGTCTTTGTATAATCACCTTCGGTATTTCAGAAATTTTCATTGTCAGTTTGGTGGCCCTCTTCTTTAGCGGAGTTACTGACGGGATTAGTGTGGTTATTCGTCAGACAATTTTACAGCTCAAAACTCCCGACAATATGCGGGGTAGAGTGGCCTCCGTTAACAGTATGTTTGTGGGGTCTTCCAATGAGTTGGGGGCATTCGAAAGTGGTGTTACCGCTAAACTCATGGGCGCTGTCACGGCCGTTGTTTTCGGTGGCTCCATGACTTGCTTAATTGTACTGGTAACCGGTGTAGTTTCACCTAAAATGAGAAAATTGGACTTCAGTAAAGATCTGGAAGACAATGATTTAGAATAA
- a CDS encoding TetR/AcrR family transcriptional regulator: MNTREKIVKLARREILKVGYKGFSFHDISSPLRIKNAAVHYYFPTKEDLGLEVIDNEIQRFISWFEDMADLSHWQKLEAFFELYDGKLTDEQMCMVGSLCSSYFSVTENIQAKLKEMMDHIKNWLSGLLAEGSEEGSFSFIGSANDKALVILTSLAAGVQMARAVDEDYFTPLKHQLRLELNINSHE; the protein is encoded by the coding sequence GTGAACACTCGAGAAAAGATAGTAAAATTAGCGAGAAGAGAGATTCTGAAGGTAGGCTACAAAGGCTTTAGTTTCCATGATATTTCTTCTCCCCTTCGTATTAAAAATGCCGCTGTTCATTATTACTTCCCTACCAAAGAAGACCTGGGTCTGGAGGTGATTGATAATGAGATACAGCGTTTCATTTCCTGGTTTGAAGACATGGCAGACCTCAGTCATTGGCAAAAATTGGAAGCCTTTTTTGAGCTTTATGATGGCAAGCTTACGGATGAGCAAATGTGTATGGTGGGCAGTTTATGCTCTTCCTATTTTTCTGTAACTGAAAACATTCAGGCTAAACTCAAAGAAATGATGGACCATATTAAGAACTGGCTTAGCGGACTTCTCGCCGAAGGAAGCGAGGAGGGTTCATTTAGTTTTATTGGTTCAGCTAATGATAAAGCGCTAGTGATTCTTACCAGTCTGGCGGCCGGGGTGCAAATGGCTCGTGCAGTAGATGAAGATTATTTTACCCCCTTAAAACATCAACTAAGATTAGAACTAAATATAAATAGTCATGAATAA
- the fabF gene encoding beta-ketoacyl-ACP synthase II yields MNKRVVITGLGALTPIGNNVNDFWNNLLAGVSGAGPITKFDTELFKTKFACELKGLNLEEHFDRKEIRKNDPFTLYALIASEEAMTDSKIDLEATNIDRFGVVWASGNGGITTFENEVLEYAQSDRGPRFSPFFIPKILVDTPSGAIALKYGLRGVNYCTVSACASSTSAIMDALNYIRLGKADLMLAGGSEAPITRSGIGGFGSMKALSTNNDDYKTASRPFDVSRDGFVMGEGAGALILEEYEHAKARGAHIYAELVGAGMSNDAYHATATHPDGLGAQLAIQMALDEAGIGMQDIDYVNLHATSTPVGDSSELNAIHNISKGDTAHMHVSATKSMTGHLLGAAGAVEAIASIKAVQNDVIPPTINTKEVDSDLPQGINLTLGEKVEKKVNYAISNTFGFGGHNAIAIFKKYS; encoded by the coding sequence ATGAATAAAAGAGTAGTAATTACAGGCTTAGGTGCGCTCACTCCTATCGGAAATAATGTGAATGACTTCTGGAATAATTTATTAGCAGGAGTAAGTGGAGCAGGCCCTATCACCAAGTTCGATACAGAACTCTTTAAAACGAAATTTGCATGCGAGCTGAAAGGTCTGAACCTGGAGGAACACTTCGACCGTAAGGAGATCAGGAAAAATGATCCTTTTACTTTATACGCATTGATAGCTTCAGAGGAGGCTATGACAGATTCAAAAATTGACCTTGAGGCTACTAATATAGACAGATTCGGTGTGGTATGGGCATCTGGTAATGGTGGTATCACCACATTTGAAAATGAGGTTCTGGAATATGCTCAATCTGATCGTGGTCCTAGATTCTCACCTTTTTTCATACCTAAAATATTAGTGGATACTCCTTCTGGTGCTATTGCTTTGAAATATGGTTTAAGAGGTGTGAATTACTGTACAGTTTCTGCCTGTGCATCATCTACAAGTGCTATAATGGATGCTCTGAACTACATTCGTCTTGGCAAAGCTGATCTTATGCTGGCTGGCGGCTCTGAGGCTCCAATTACCAGATCAGGTATAGGTGGCTTCGGGTCCATGAAGGCCTTGTCAACCAATAATGATGATTATAAAACAGCTTCAAGACCGTTTGATGTGTCTAGGGATGGCTTCGTAATGGGAGAAGGCGCAGGTGCACTCATCCTTGAAGAATACGAGCACGCTAAAGCAAGGGGAGCTCATATCTATGCAGAGCTTGTAGGTGCAGGTATGTCTAACGATGCCTATCACGCCACTGCAACTCATCCTGATGGGTTAGGCGCGCAATTGGCTATCCAAATGGCCTTAGATGAAGCTGGCATAGGTATGCAGGATATAGATTATGTAAACCTTCATGCTACTAGCACGCCTGTAGGCGATTCTTCGGAGCTTAATGCCATTCATAATATATCTAAAGGTGATACGGCACACATGCACGTGAGCGCCACCAAATCAATGACGGGGCACTTACTTGGTGCGGCTGGTGCAGTGGAGGCCATTGCTAGTATAAAGGCCGTTCAAAATGATGTAATTCCACCAACTATAAACACTAAGGAAGTTGATTCTGATTTACCTCAGGGGATTAACTTAACACTTGGTGAAAAAGTAGAAAAGAAAGTGAATTATGCTATTAGCAACACCTTTGGCTTTGGAGGTCATAATGCCATAGCTATATTTAAAAAATACAGCTAA
- a CDS encoding adenylate/guanylate cyclase domain-containing protein: MSKLISNNTKIKLRTVLFITFAWIVLSILIVYYNHLIKLSQQAFEFNDYDFETTLYTNVFAVLIGGVIGGSIITFFLKDKLRKLPLGMVIIINLLSFMVIIGIVSMGAFVFYYWVFIGESYFDGDLWFNITEFVSSYAFALNVICWSIISTITMVILQVNDKYGRGVFFETLLGKYHTPINEDRIFMFLDLKSSTTIAERLGHKRYFKLLNRFFEDVTKGIIERDGEIYQYVGDEVVITWKLKYGIENANCIRCFFDIEDIIKHKAHKYLEKYGVAPTFKAGLHCGEVTTGEVGTFKKDIIFTGDVLNTTSRIESQCNEFDKKLLVSEGLISLIPLDGDFRVEELGNIDLRGKRQPVKIYSVSRKFVDEEKPFIKEA; the protein is encoded by the coding sequence GTGAGCAAACTGATTTCCAACAACACCAAAATCAAGCTTCGAACGGTACTGTTCATCACGTTCGCCTGGATTGTTTTAAGTATACTGATAGTGTACTACAATCATTTGATAAAGCTTTCGCAACAAGCCTTTGAGTTTAATGATTATGACTTTGAAACCACATTATATACTAATGTTTTCGCGGTACTCATAGGAGGTGTCATTGGCGGCTCTATCATAACATTCTTTCTCAAAGATAAGCTTAGGAAACTACCTTTAGGTATGGTAATCATCATCAACTTATTATCGTTTATGGTGATTATTGGTATCGTAAGTATGGGTGCATTCGTGTTCTACTATTGGGTATTTATTGGCGAATCTTATTTTGATGGTGATTTATGGTTCAACATCACAGAATTTGTGAGCAGCTATGCCTTTGCCCTTAATGTAATTTGCTGGAGTATTATATCAACGATTACCATGGTGATACTTCAAGTGAATGATAAATACGGTAGAGGCGTATTCTTTGAAACGCTGTTAGGCAAGTATCATACGCCAATCAATGAAGATAGAATATTCATGTTTTTGGATTTAAAGTCTTCTACCACCATTGCTGAAAGACTTGGTCATAAAAGATATTTTAAGTTACTGAACAGGTTTTTTGAGGACGTTACTAAGGGAATTATAGAGAGAGATGGAGAAATATATCAGTACGTGGGGGATGAGGTAGTAATTACCTGGAAACTGAAATATGGAATTGAAAATGCCAATTGTATTCGTTGTTTCTTTGATATTGAAGACATTATAAAGCATAAAGCGCACAAATACTTAGAAAAGTATGGTGTGGCTCCTACTTTCAAAGCCGGATTACATTGTGGGGAAGTGACTACAGGTGAGGTAGGTACTTTTAAAAAGGATATTATTTTCACGGGCGATGTGCTTAACACTACCTCGAGGATTGAATCACAATGCAATGAATTTGATAAAAAGCTATTAGTATCTGAAGGCTTGATTTCTTTAATTCCTCTGGATGGAGATTTTAGAGTGGAGGAACTTGGAAACATTGACTTGCGAGGTAAGCGGCAGCCCGTGAAGATCTACAGCGTATCTCGCAAGTTTGTGGATGAAGAAAAGCCTTTTATTAAAGAGGCTTAG